CATGCCCGACGCATCTTTACGCATGAGCGGCTGGCTATCGAGGCGTTGAACGAACTACGCGGTCTGCAACGAGGTCGGCTGGCAATTGGTGCAAGTAGTACGATTGGTATTTACCTGCTACCCCCACTCCTCGGTAACTATCATCGTCGGTATCCGGGCATCGAGTTGTTCCTGGATATTGGCAATACCCAACAGATTATTGAACGCCTGTTATCCTATCAGATTGATGTCGCTTACGTGGAAGGGCCGGTAGCAGCGAACGAAGACTTGCAGGTAGTGCCGTGGCGAAGTGACGAGATGGTTGTGATTGCCTCTCCCGATCATCCGCTTACCCGTCGGGTCACCCTGGATTGTTCTGATCTCCAGGATGCCCCTTTCATTATGCGTGAACCTGGCTCAGGCACACGTAAGGTGATGGAACAGGCACTGGCAGCACATAACGTGACGGTACGTCCGGTGATGGAATTGGGGAGTACCGAAGCCGTGAAGCAGGCAGTGAGTGCCGGATTAGGGTTGAGCATGGTTTCGCGCTTTACGATCCAATCTGAGCTGATTGCCGGTAAGCTGCGGGTACTCAATATTCCTGGTCTCAATATACAACGTCAGTTGAGCCGCGTCCGTCTGCACGACCGTCCTCAGAGTCTGGCCCTGGAAGCATGGTTTAAGAATCGTGGCTGAGGTATTGGCGTCCGCGCTCGATATCACACGTCGGTTGTACACCTGCCTCGGTAGCAAGGTGTGGTTTTTGTATCAGAGAGCTGACTGGCGGGTACGGGATGCGATCATTCCCGGTAAATTGATCCAGTAAGCAGTTATTTCTGGTCTGCGAACACCAGTGCATACCAGTTCGGTGTGCCTGAACGTTTCAGATCAAAGGTTCGTTCACCTTCCAGACCAGCTACCCTCTGTTTGTTACACCTCAATCCGCACTCCACGCCAGAAGGCAATATAGCCAGCTATCTGCCGGGCTGCCTCTTTCGGTGTCGGGTAGTACCAGGCTGCATCACGATTCACCTGACCGTTCACCACTACGTCGTAGTAACTAGCCGTTCCTTTCCACGGGCACACCGTATGGGTCTGGCTGTCACGCAAATATTCGCGACGCACCGATTCCGGCGGGAAATAGTGATTACCCTCAACGACGATGGTTGTCGGGCTTTCGGCGATCACAGTACCGTTCCAGACTGCACGGGGCATACGTTTCCTCCATCACGTATCGCAATTTTTTTCATGATGCCACAAGTCGCGCACCTTTTGCGGGTCAAAACCGGTTCTATTAATAGGAAATCTGTCCAGAGGATTTGATGTATGGATGATATTGTCCGCTACTACCTCGGTTTCAATCTGGTACCCGGTATTGGCCCGTTGCGGCTGGCCCGCCTGATCGAACGTTGTGGCTCGATTGCTGAGGCGTGGTACGCCGATGAAGCGGCGATGGTTGCTGCCGGCCTTGATGCGCGTAGTATGGCCGGTTTGCGTGCAGTTCGCGAGAGCATCGATCTCGATGCTGAGCTGGCACGGGTTCGGACTGCCGGCATTACGCCGGTGGCAGTCGTTGATCCACTCTATCCACCTTTGCTGCGCATGACTCCGGCACCTCCGCCACTGCTCTATCTGCGCGGCACGCTTACGCCTGCCGATCAGCGGGCGGTCGCGATTGTTGGTACGCGCCATCCCAGTCATTATGGACGTGAAGTAGCACGACGCTTGGCCCGTGATCTGGCGACTGCGGGAGTGACGATTGTCAGTGGTCTGGCTTTAGGCATTGACACAATTGCCCACACTGCCGCACTGGAGGCTGGTGGCCGCACAATTGCCGTGCTGGCCAGTGGGGTTGATCGGATCTATCCTGAACGCAACCATGCTCTGGCCGGGCAGATCATTGCATCGGGAGCATTGTTAAGCGATTATCCACCGGGCACCCCGCCGGCACCCCTCAATTTTCCGCCGCGCAACCGTATTATCTCCGGGCTGAGTCTGGCAACGATAGTAGTTGAAGCAGGTGCGAACAGCGGTGCCCTTATCACTGTCCAGTTTGCTCTCGATCAAGGACGCGAGGTGATGGCCGTCCCCGGATCAATTTTTAGTCCGTTGAGTGTTGGCCCGCATCGCCTGATCCGTGATGGGGCAGTCATTGTTACCAGCGCCGATGATGTGCTGGCAGCACTCAATCTCGATCAATGTGGAGAGGCGTTTGAACCGTCGTTAGAACTTGCGCTGACTGCGGAAGAAGAAGCGATCTATGCCGTGGTTGAAGCAGAACCGCAGCATATCGATGTTATCGGTCGTGCTGCCGGTCAATCCGCAGCGGCGACAGCAGCAGCACTGGCTTTGTTAGAGTTGAAAGGATTGGTGCGGCAGGTAGCCCCGCTCTACTACGCACGGGGCAGATAACCCGCCTGACAGTATGTTCTAAAAGTCAAAAGCCGCCTCTGGCCGGTTTGCGAACGCATCGGCCAGCATTCGGCGGGTGCGGGTGAGCAGTGGTGGCAGATGATTGGGATCAAAGAAACCCACATTCACATTTTCGTGCCCGGCCTGTTGGAGTTCACCGCCGACAATACGGGCGGCAAAAAAGATCGCCAGGATTTGTGACTGATCACCGTTGGGGTAGCTCCAGGCAAAATCGGGGCCACTGTAGATGCCAATCAGCTTTTCGGGTCGCAACAGCAGACCGGTCTCCTCGCGCACCTCCCGTACCAGGCCCTGGGCCGGCGACTCATCGAGGTTAATCGTACCACCCGGCACATCCCAGAGCATCACATCCGCCCGCCGACAGAGCAGAATCTGGCCGGCTTCATTGCGCACAAAACCACTTGCCCGTACCTGTAAAAT
This genomic window from Chloroflexus aurantiacus J-10-fl contains:
- a CDS encoding NUDIX domain-containing protein; protein product: MTVKYTRWLRSYVGHQRILQVRASGFVRNEAGQILLCRRADVMLWDVPGGTINLDESPAQGLVREVREETGLLLRPEKLIGIYSGPDFAWSYPNGDQSQILAIFFAARIVGGELQQAGHENVNVGFFDPNHLPPLLTRTRRMLADAFANRPEAAFDF
- a CDS encoding LysR family transcriptional regulator — protein: MTLNLHLLRIYVAVLEQGSFTKAAEVLTMSQSAVSRAVQELERQLGTTLLERRARGVAPTMAGTILGEHARRIFTHERLAIEALNELRGLQRGRLAIGASSTIGIYLLPPLLGNYHRRYPGIELFLDIGNTQQIIERLLSYQIDVAYVEGPVAANEDLQVVPWRSDEMVVIASPDHPLTRRVTLDCSDLQDAPFIMREPGSGTRKVMEQALAAHNVTVRPVMELGSTEAVKQAVSAGLGLSMVSRFTIQSELIAGKLRVLNIPGLNIQRQLSRVRLHDRPQSLALEAWFKNRG
- the dprA gene encoding DNA-processing protein DprA yields the protein MDDIVRYYLGFNLVPGIGPLRLARLIERCGSIAEAWYADEAAMVAAGLDARSMAGLRAVRESIDLDAELARVRTAGITPVAVVDPLYPPLLRMTPAPPPLLYLRGTLTPADQRAVAIVGTRHPSHYGREVARRLARDLATAGVTIVSGLALGIDTIAHTAALEAGGRTIAVLASGVDRIYPERNHALAGQIIASGALLSDYPPGTPPAPLNFPPRNRIISGLSLATIVVEAGANSGALITVQFALDQGREVMAVPGSIFSPLSVGPHRLIRDGAVIVTSADDVLAALNLDQCGEAFEPSLELALTAEEEAIYAVVEAEPQHIDVIGRAAGQSAAATAAALALLELKGLVRQVAPLYYARGR
- a CDS encoding DUF427 domain-containing protein → MPRAVWNGTVIAESPTTIVVEGNHYFPPESVRREYLRDSQTHTVCPWKGTASYYDVVVNGQVNRDAAWYYPTPKEAARQIAGYIAFWRGVRIEV